ATTTTCTGCATCGAACAGGTCGATTATTTCCCCTCTAACCGCAAACTCCTTTTGACTTTCTATCTGGCTTACAGGGTCATAACCGTAAGATATAAGAGCGGAGATAAATTTATCTCTGGAAAGTTTTAAACCCCTTTTGATATTAATGCAGGATTTTGAAAGGATATCTAATTCTGGAACTTTTGAGAAAAAAGAGGCGGGGGTTAAAATTATAACAGCGTCTTTTTCCGTCTTTATTTCGTATAATAAACTCAGCGGGATAATCTCTTCGCAAAAAAAAACCTTTTTTTTCTTTAACGAAGAGTCCGTCAGGAATAATGCATTTTCAAAAAATGTTAAATTTTTATATAAATCCCTCGCCGATAAATAATTGTCGCACAAAAAGACCGATAAATTATTTTCTGAATTAAGCGTGAGGGCTTCTTCCAGCGCAAAAGCCGTTGAAGCCCCCTTTTTTAATCCCCGTACTTCGTAAACATTATTTTTGAAATCCAAATCTAAATTCAACTTTAAATCCTAAAATCCTAATTTTTAAGCGCAGCGTGGGCGGCGGAAACGATAGCAACCGGAACTCTGTACGGAGAACAGCTGACATAGTTAAGCCCCAAGCTGTGACAAAATTCGATGGAACCAGGATCTCCGCCGTGTTCTCCGCATATTCCGAGTTTAATATCAGGCCTTGTCCCCGTTCCCTTCTGCACTGCAATCTTCATAAGTTCGCCTACGCCGTTTCTATCAAGCTCGATAAACGGGTCGGTCTTTAAGATATTTTTATTTAAATAATCCGGTAAAAACGAACCTATATCGTCTCTCGAAAAGCCGAAAGTAGTCTGCGTCAAGTCGTTTGTGCCGAACGAGAAAAACTCCGCCTCTTTTGCAATCTCATCCGCAACCATGCATGCCCTGGGAAGTTCAATCATGGTTCCGACAAGAAAGTTAAACCCGACTCCGTAACTTGACATAACATCATTGGCTTTTTTAACGACTAGTTCCTTTAGCAATTTTATTTCTTCATAAATACCGACGACCGGAATCATAATTTCTGGTATTATAACATTTCCGCCTTTATGGAATTCACACGCCGCTTCCATAATAGCCTGAACCTGCATTTCATAAATCTCTGGATAACTCACCCCAAGCCTGCACCCTCTGTGTCCAAGCATAGGGTTGACCTCATGAAGCGATATGACCTTTGTCTTTAACCTTTCATACGGAACATTCGTAATATCTGCGAGCTCTTTTATCTCCTGATCCGTTTTCGGCAAAAATTCATGAAGCGGCGGATCAAGCAAACGGATGTTAACGGAATATCCTTTCATTTCATTGTATAGCTCTATAAAATCAGACTTTTGCATCGGCAATAGCTTGTTCAGGGCTTTTTGCCTTTCTTCCACCGTACCCGCAAGTATCATTTCCCGAACGGCTTTTATTCTGTCGCCTTTAAAAAACATATGCTCCGTCCTGCAAAGTCCGATTCCTTCCGCCCCGTAATTTCTAGCAACTTTAGCATCTTCCGGGGTATCGGCATTTGCCCTTATTCTTAATTTTCTGAATTCATTTGCAAAATTCATTATAGTTATAAAATCCTCGTTTATCTCGGGTGTCACCATCTTCACATATCCCGAATAAACTTCACCGTTGGAGCCGTTCAAGGTTATAACATCGCCCCTTTTTACCGTTCTGTTTCCAACGGCTATTTCACCTCTTTTTTCATTTATTTCAAGAGAAGAACAGCCTGTTATAGCGCATTTTCCCATTCCCCTTGCAACGACAGCCGCGTGCGATGTCATTCCGCCTCTTGCCGTAAGGATTCCTTCCGCAACGCTCATTCCGTGAATATCTTCGGGCGAGGTTTCCATCCTGACTAATATTACTTTTTTCCCCTTTTTTGCCTCTTCTTCCGCTTCCTCCGCCGAAAAAACAACTTCTCCGCTTGCGGCGCCCGGGGATGCCGGCAGTCCTTTTGCCAGAACATCCTTTTTAGACTTTGCATCTACCGTGGGATACATTAATTGGGCAATGGAGTTGGGATCTATCCTTAGTATAGCGGTTTTTTTATCTATCATGCCCTCTTTTTCCATATCTACGGCTATCTTGACAGCGGCCTTAGCGGTTCTCTTACCTGTTCGAACCTGGAGCATGTAAAGGACGCCTTCCTGTATCGTAAATTCTAAATCAAGCATATCTTTATAATGTTTTTCCAAGAGCGCCGCATATTCTAATAGGTCTTTAAATACCGAAGGCATAGCATGTTCAAGTGAAACATCGTTCGGGTTTTTCTTCGAGATCTCGTTTATAGGCTGGGGGGTCCTGATTCCTGCAACAACATCCTCTCCCTGAGCGTTTATAAGATATTCCCCGTAAAACCCGTTTTCCCCTGTTGACGGATTTCTCGTAAAAGCGACGCCGGTTGCCGAAGAATTCCCCATGTTTCCATATACCATGGAAACGACATTTACGGCCGTCCCCCAATCTTCAGGAATTTTGTTAAGTTTTCTGTAAGTAATAGCCCTGGGCACATTCCATGATTCAAATACCGCCGATATTCCCATCCACAGCTGCGTCTCTGGATCGTCGGGAAAAGCTATGCCTTTTTCTTTTTTAACCACATCCTTGAACTCGTAAACAAGGCCTTTGAGGTCTCCTGCGCCAAGCTCGTTATCATTTTTAACATTTCTTTCTTTCTTTTTCTTTTCGAGAATGGACTCCATAATGCTTGAATCTATGCCCAAAACCACATTCGAAAACATCTGGATAAATCTTCTGTATGTATCATAAGCAAATCTTTCATTTCCAGATTTATTTATAAGCCCTTTAACCGTTTCATCATTTAATCCTAAATTAAGAACCGTATCCATCATGCCGGGCATGGAAATTCTTGCACCGCTTCTAACGGAGACCAAAAGAGGATTTAATGTATCGCCGAATCTTGCGCCCATAGCTTCTTCAATCATTTTGAGGCCGCCGTTAACTTCGTTCCTTAACTCTTCAGGGTATTTTTTATTATGTTCATAATAATATGTACAAACCTCCGTTGTAATAGTAAAGCCTGCCGGCACCCTTATACCGATATTGGTCATCTCGGCAAGTCCCGCCCCTTTTCCTCCTAAAAGATTTTTCATCGAACCTTTGCCGTCGGCATTCTTATTTCCAAAAAAATAGACATACTTAGCCATAACATCCTCCAACCAAAATGTAATTTTTTATAATTTTTATAATATAAAATAAATATAAATAGAATATTTTTGGCCCGCCATTCCTGCGCAAACAGGAATTACGCAATTAGTAAGACAATTTTGAGAAATCGCACAGATTTTTTAGCAAATTCAAAATGTTGTTCAACAGTCCAAGCCTCGAATTTTTAACGGCCGCATTATCGGTTAACACCAAAACCCCGTCAAAAAAATCATTAATCGGTTTTACGAGGGTATAAAAATGATTCATGACCTTATAATAGTCATTTTTTTTCAAAAAAGAAACGGTATCCCGTTGAACGGCCTCAAATGTTTTATAAAGATGAATTTCGTCCTGCAAAACGAGTTTACTAATGTCAAAATCTAAAATATTGCCGTAACTTAAGGTAATATTGTTAATTCGTTTATACGCCTGCGACAATTCGTAAAGTTCCTCATGCAGCTTATGTTTGGAAATGAAATCTATTTTTAAATATGATGTATAAAAATCGTAGCCGCCGTCTTCTCTAATTACGGATGTTATTGCATCGGGTTTATATTCCGAAGACAAAGACATAAGAAAATTTTTAAATCTTGTATTTGCAAAATTAATAAAGGAGGCTTTTAATTCATTTAAATTAACTTTTCTCTCCTTAAAAAAATTATTGAAGTAAAAATCAAAAACATGCTCCATCCGAATAATATATTTTTTTTCCAGAATAATTTCTATTATTCCTATCATAGCTCTTCTTAAATAAAAAGGATCGGATTCGCCGGTCGGAAGCCTTTTCAGCATTACAAACGAAAAAATGGTATCGAATTTATCTGACAAAGAGCATAAAGCCGATAAATCATTGGAAGGTAAAATCCTTTTTTTAGCTTTAACTATAGGGTAATAATGCTCCTCTATTGCAAGGCATACGACTCCCTCTTCTTTTGCCCTTTTTGCATAAATTTTGCCCGCTATTCCCTGCATCTCCGGAAATTCATATACGACATGGGTTGCAAGGTCAAATTTTAACAGGTTTGCCGCACGGTTAAATTGTAATGCATCATTTTCGGTAAAATTGCATTCTTTGGCTATGAATAATCCTAATGCCTTTATTCTTCCCGTTTTATCTAAATATGAACCTAAACCTTCATAAAATAGAATATCCTTAGTCTTTTCCACAAAATACGAAAGAGGATGTTTGATGTCTTCTTTATAAAAAAAGTCCGCATCGGCAAGCCTTGCCCCTAAAACCTTCGAATAACCGGAACGAATGTTATTTTCTATTTCCTCTTTATTTTTATTTATTTGCCAAATTGAAATATTTGAAATGCCTATAAAAGAGGGCGCCAAATTAGCTCCGCTTTTTACCGAATCATCCTTATTTTTTAAAGGAAAAAACCTCTGATGTTTGCGCATAACTATCGATAAAAGCTCTTCGGGAATGGACAGGAATTTTTTGTCAAAATTGCCTGTGATTGCGTGCGGCGTTTCGGTCAGTCCGACGATTTCATCCATAAAATCATCTTCATATTCGGCTATGTCTAATTTTAATTTTCCGGCGATAATCTCAAGTTCTTTTTCTATAAATAACCTTCTGTGCCCATTTTCTAAAATAATCCCGCTTGAAGAAATCAATTTAAAATAATCCTTTGAATTATTGACTTTCGTATATGATGTTTTATATGACCTGTTTCTTATAAGATAGGTGTAATCCGCCGCTTTAATATCCCCGTAATAAAATCTAAGGGGTTTTCCGTCGAAAAGCGATAAAATCCATAAAACCGGTCTTGGATAACGAACATCTTTATTTAGCCAGAACATAGACTTCTTAAAAGGAAGATCGGCAATAATATTTGGAATACTTTCGCTTAACAAGTCTTTTAATAATCTTCCTTTTATAATTTTTTTATAAGCTACATAAGGTCCTTTTTTTTGGTTAATTACATATAGCTTTTTATGGTTTAAAATCCCGTTTTTTTTCATGAATTGAGTTAAAGGCAACGCCGGCAAATCCCCGTGGTAAGATATATTTAAAGGGGGACCTACTATCTCGGTTTCTCTATCAAGCGTCTTTAAAGGCAGGCGCTTAATGAAAACAACGACGCGCCTCGGCGTCGAAAACGATTGGATAGCGGGCTTTTCAGGGAGCGATAAATCTTTTTCAAAAAAACTTTGAAGGCGGTCCGAAAGCGCGGCAGGAATAGCCTTTACCTCGCCGTAAGGGAGTTCTCCCGAACCGATTTCCAATAAATATTCGCTCACGGTATTATAACCATTTAAATGTTACGGTTAAACTTAAAAATAAACCTTGCAAATCCGAATCTATTTTATTCAACATCATCTTTTTTTGTGTAAAGTTTCGCGCAGCCCTCGGCCAAACTTCTCACCCTTAATATGTAATTCATCCTTTCGGAAACGCTTATAAGTCCTCTTGCATCCAATAAATTAAAAACATGGGAACACTTGAGGCAATATTCATAGGCTGGTTTAATGAGTTTCATATTTTCTAACGCAAGAAGTTCTTTCGATTCCTTTTCATAAATATCGAAAAGCGAAAATAATGTTTTTCCGCCCGCAAATTCAAAGCTGTATGTAGAAAACTGAAGCTCGTCATCTTTATGAATATCGCCGTATTTCAGATTTTGGTTCCACTGCAAATCAAAAACATTGTCTTTATCCTGAAGATACATAGCTATTCTTTCTAATCCGTAGGTTATTTCGATCGCGGGTTTAATAAGAGTGATGCCGCCAATCTGCTGGAAATAAGTAAACTGGGTAATTTCCATGCCGTCAAGCCAGACCTCCCAGCCAAGACCCCATGCTCCCAAAGTCGGAGATTCCCAATCGTCCTCTACAAACCTTATATCGTGCATATCCGGATTAATTCCGACACCCTCTAAACTTTTAAGGTAAATCTCCTGAATATTTTTTATGTAGGGCTGAATAATAACCTGAAACTGGTAGTATCTCCCAAGCCTGTTAGGGTTTTGGCCGTATCTTCCATCGGTGGGCCTTCTTGAAGGCTGAATATAAGCAACTCTCCAGCCATCCCCCTTTAAGCACCTGAGAAATGTATAAGGCGAAAAAGTGGCGGCTCCAACTTCCATATCAAGGGGTTGGAGAATAACGCACCCAAAATCGGACCAAAAATTTTGGAGTTTAAATATTAAATGTTGAAAATCTAAGCTTTTAATTTTGATATATCGCGCCCTTTAAAATTTGGTATAAAATTTTTATGTATATATATAATATATAAATATGATGTACATATTTATATATTAAAGATATTAAAAGATAATATTATACTAAAGGGCAAGCATATTTTCAATAGATTTTCTTGCTTTAATCCTGATATCCTCGGAAATCCTGATAATATTTTTCATATTTGCCAAAGAATTCATAACATCTTCCAGATGGGTTTTTTTCATATTCGGACAGATAAGGCCTTTGTTTGATGAAATAAAAACCTTATCGGGATTTTCCTTTTTCATCTTATACATTATGCCCTGCTCCGTCCCGATGATAAAATATTTTGCATTAGATTCACGGACAAACTTATACATGCCTGAGGTCGAAGAAACATGATCCGCAACATCGATGGTTTCGGGAGTTGATTCGGGGTGGGCTACAAACACGGCTCCGGGATACTTTTCCTTGAGAGTTTTAATATCTTCGGGCGTGGTTCTTTTGTGAGGAGGACAATATCCCGGCCAGCTTATTACTTCTTTATCGGTAAATCTTTGCACATAGCTTCCCAAATTTTTATCCGGAACCATTATGACCCTTCCCGCCGGCAAGGAATTCACGACCTTAACCGCATTGGCGGAGGTGCAGCATATGTCGGAAACCGCTTTGCATTCAGCCGATGTATTCACATAGGCGACAACAGGAGCGCCCGGATAATCGTTTTTTAAATTAATAATATCTTTGGCGGTTATCATATCGACCATCGGACATCCCGCATTTTCGTTCGGAAGAATAACAATCTTATCCGGGTTCATAATAGCGGCGCTTTCCGCCATAAATCTGACCCCGCAAAATACGATAATATCCGCATCGGTTTTATTTGCCTTGATCGAAAGTTCCAACGAATCCCCTTGAAAATCGGCAATGTCTTGAATCTCCTCCCTCTGGTAATTATGTGCCAGCAATATTGCATTCTTTTTTTTCAACAGGTCTTTTATTATCCCCTGTTTTGTTTTTATATCGTTTTTGTCATCTGTATTCACCATTTTTTTATCTTTCCTCTCCAAAATGTTCAAGATCTTCCGGCCTTTTCCGCGTTATAACCGGTGCTTCCCCCTGCACGAGCAGTCTAATCTTTTCCACGGCTTCTGGATTGGCAAGCGTTGTAATATCCCCTATATCAAATTTATTCGGTATGGCGGAAAGCACGCGGCGCATAATTTTACCCGAACGCGTTTTTGGCATATCGGGGACAATGTACACATACTTTGGCCTTGCTATTTTGCCAATCTCTTTTTCTATGGTTGAAATCACCTTTTGGGTAGTTTCCCGTTCTTTATCCTCGAAACCCGGTTTGAGCGTTATGTAAACGGCAGGAACCCTGCCTTTTGTTTCGTCTATAACCGGCACGGCGGCGGCTTCCGCTACCTCAGGCACTGTTAAGCACGCAGATTCCAGTTCCTTTGTTCCGAGGCGATGCCCCGAAACATTTATTACATCGTCTATTCTTCCTAAAATCCTATAATATCCGTCGGAAGCGTCCACGGCACCGTCGCCCGCGAAGTACGGCCAATCGCGCCAGTCTTTGCTATCTTT
This genomic interval from Candidatus Acidulodesulfobacterium ferriphilum contains the following:
- the nadA gene encoding quinolinate synthase NadA; protein product: MVNTDDKNDIKTKQGIIKDLLKKKNAILLAHNYQREEIQDIADFQGDSLELSIKANKTDADIIVFCGVRFMAESAAIMNPDKIVILPNENAGCPMVDMITAKDIINLKNDYPGAPVVAYVNTSAECKAVSDICCTSANAVKVVNSLPAGRVIMVPDKNLGSYVQRFTDKEVISWPGYCPPHKRTTPEDIKTLKEKYPGAVFVAHPESTPETIDVADHVSSTSGMYKFVRESNAKYFIIGTEQGIMYKMKKENPDKVFISSNKGLICPNMKKTHLEDVMNSLANMKNIIRISEDIRIKARKSIENMLAL
- a CDS encoding glycine--tRNA ligase subunit beta, whose translation is MSEYLLEIGSGELPYGEVKAIPAALSDRLQSFFEKDLSLPEKPAIQSFSTPRRVVVFIKRLPLKTLDRETEIVGPPLNISYHGDLPALPLTQFMKKNGILNHKKLYVINQKKGPYVAYKKIIKGRLLKDLLSESIPNIIADLPFKKSMFWLNKDVRYPRPVLWILSLFDGKPLRFYYGDIKAADYTYLIRNRSYKTSYTKVNNSKDYFKLISSSGIILENGHRRLFIEKELEIIAGKLKLDIAEYEDDFMDEIVGLTETPHAITGNFDKKFLSIPEELLSIVMRKHQRFFPLKNKDDSVKSGANLAPSFIGISNISIWQINKNKEEIENNIRSGYSKVLGARLADADFFYKEDIKHPLSYFVEKTKDILFYEGLGSYLDKTGRIKALGLFIAKECNFTENDALQFNRAANLLKFDLATHVVYEFPEMQGIAGKIYAKRAKEEGVVCLAIEEHYYPIVKAKKRILPSNDLSALCSLSDKFDTIFSFVMLKRLPTGESDPFYLRRAMIGIIEIILEKKYIIRMEHVFDFYFNNFFKERKVNLNELKASFINFANTRFKNFLMSLSSEYKPDAITSVIREDGGYDFYTSYLKIDFISKHKLHEELYELSQAYKRINNITLSYGNILDFDISKLVLQDEIHLYKTFEAVQRDTVSFLKKNDYYKVMNHFYTLVKPINDFFDGVLVLTDNAAVKNSRLGLLNNILNLLKNLCDFSKLSY
- a CDS encoding glycine--tRNA ligase subunit alpha gives rise to the protein MKSLDFQHLIFKLQNFWSDFGCVILQPLDMEVGAATFSPYTFLRCLKGDGWRVAYIQPSRRPTDGRYGQNPNRLGRYYQFQVIIQPYIKNIQEIYLKSLEGVGINPDMHDIRFVEDDWESPTLGAWGLGWEVWLDGMEITQFTYFQQIGGITLIKPAIEITYGLERIAMYLQDKDNVFDLQWNQNLKYGDIHKDDELQFSTYSFEFAGGKTLFSLFDIYEKESKELLALENMKLIKPAYEYCLKCSHVFNLLDARGLISVSERMNYILRVRSLAEGCAKLYTKKDDVE
- a CDS encoding pyruvate, phosphate dikinase; the protein is MAKYVYFFGNKNADGKGSMKNLLGGKGAGLAEMTNIGIRVPAGFTITTEVCTYYYEHNKKYPEELRNEVNGGLKMIEEAMGARFGDTLNPLLVSVRSGARISMPGMMDTVLNLGLNDETVKGLINKSGNERFAYDTYRRFIQMFSNVVLGIDSSIMESILEKKKKERNVKNDNELGAGDLKGLVYEFKDVVKKEKGIAFPDDPETQLWMGISAVFESWNVPRAITYRKLNKIPEDWGTAVNVVSMVYGNMGNSSATGVAFTRNPSTGENGFYGEYLINAQGEDVVAGIRTPQPINEISKKNPNDVSLEHAMPSVFKDLLEYAALLEKHYKDMLDLEFTIQEGVLYMLQVRTGKRTAKAAVKIAVDMEKEGMIDKKTAILRIDPNSIAQLMYPTVDAKSKKDVLAKGLPASPGAASGEVVFSAEEAEEEAKKGKKVILVRMETSPEDIHGMSVAEGILTARGGMTSHAAVVARGMGKCAITGCSSLEINEKRGEIAVGNRTVKRGDVITLNGSNGEVYSGYVKMVTPEINEDFITIMNFANEFRKLRIRANADTPEDAKVARNYGAEGIGLCRTEHMFFKGDRIKAVREMILAGTVEERQKALNKLLPMQKSDFIELYNEMKGYSVNIRLLDPPLHEFLPKTDQEIKELADITNVPYERLKTKVISLHEVNPMLGHRGCRLGVSYPEIYEMQVQAIMEAACEFHKGGNVIIPEIMIPVVGIYEEIKLLKELVVKKANDVMSSYGVGFNFLVGTMIELPRACMVADEIAKEAEFFSFGTNDLTQTTFGFSRDDIGSFLPDYLNKNILKTDPFIELDRNGVGELMKIAVQKGTGTRPDIKLGICGEHGGDPGSIEFCHSLGLNYVSCSPYRVPVAIVSAAHAALKN